Genomic segment of Triticum aestivum cultivar Chinese Spring chromosome 6A, IWGSC CS RefSeq v2.1, whole genome shotgun sequence:
AATGAACCCTAAAGAATAGGATGCTTGGAGTTCATACAAAATTAAACCTATCTAGCTAATTAAATGCTCGAAGTAGAACTGCCAGCACCCAGCAAAGAAACTTTGTCTGACAATGGACCATTGGACCGAATAGTTGGCATAGGTTATAACTGTTCCATGCACTTATCTAGAGATTTCTGAACAGTAGTAAATTGCTCTCCCTCACTGCTCGATATAAGCAACAATAACAAGTACACAACACTTGAGGCTTCTTTTAGGCACCTTCCCCTCTCAATCCAACATAATGACACAACTTTAGCAAGTTTTACTCTAAATGAAGACAGAAAAAGAGGGGTGCAAGCACACACTCAATGGGCAGCTGAACTTCAGCGATGCCGGTGGTCCACTGGGTCGAGCTCTCCTCCATGTTCTTCTTCCTCACCTGCAAGCAAACGATACAACACAATGTCATTGCAGCCCCACAACAATCTCACCCTGAGGATTGAATCACAGGGCTGTTCAGCCACAAACAAACCTTCAGGTGGTCCGGCACGACATAGAGCTCATCCACCTCGTCCTTATCGTCCTTGTCGTTGACCTCAATCGTCTTGCCCCTCTTCTTCAACAGCTCGTTCTCCACATACCTCAACCTTCAACGACCAGACCCAGGCTCAAGTTAGTTCTGGAAATCAGATTGGCAAGAGTAAAGCACATACAGATGCAACAACGCACATATTGGGGTCTTCGATGGTAACAGCGGTCTCCTGCGCAAAGGTGTCCTGAAGCACGAGGTCCTCCTCGCCCGCTGCCCCTGCCCCGCTGCCACCTCGGCCGCGAGCGGAGGACGCGTcagtggtggcggaggcggcggcgccggtggcCACGGACGCCGCGGGGATGCCGAGCTTCCTCTCCCGGAGCTTCTGCGTGTACCTGACCTCCTCCAGAGCAACGCTGCGAGGGGTGAAGGGCAGGAGGCATCAGCAAGAAACCCTAACGaggcaagagggggggggggggggggagcgggagAAGGGTACCGGCGGGTGTCCTCGTCGTCGGAGTTGTCGGCGGCGTCCGACTCGAGGCTTCGCTTGCGGAAGTTCTTCACCATGGTGAACCCGCGCCGGTGCCGGAGGAATTTGTGAGGATTCCTTTGCCGGAgcgggagtcgccggcggcgagcggtGGATATTTGGAATGCTGAAGCGAATTAGGGTCGTCGTGTcggagttttttttttttgaggggtcgtCGTGTCGGAGTGAACCGGTGGATAGAAGGAAGTTCGGGCCCGTTCCCTCGCTGCTACCCAAAGCCCATAGGCCGGAGTGGGCTTCCTCATTGTTTTTTTTTGGACATAGGGCTTCTTCATTGTTGTTGACATAGTTTTCTCCGCCGTGCACACATCTAAGGCCAAAATCACTATTTTAACAAAATTTTAGCGCGCTGCGAGCGGCTAGTCGCCGAAAGCGTCGAACAGGAGCTCCCACACGGAGAGGACTGGAACGGAGCAAAAGAAAATCTAACGACGGTTTCTCTCCCCTAAGGCGACGACCTAGGGTTTCGACGTACTCCGGTGATGGCGGCCGGCCGTTCTCCCTCCCCACGAGGGTTCTCTTGCCGGGGTTCTTCTCGGGCTCGGGgctgatcaagggggggggggagcgTCTCTGCGACCCCGCCTGGCCAGTTGTGCGAGGCAGTCTGATCTAGGGTTTGGACGAGGAGCCAGATTGGATCTGTGATGGCGGCGGAAACAAGTACTCAGGGAAGGCATGGGAAGGAGACGACGGAGGAACTTCTTGCAAGGCTGAATCTgcaagaggaagaggatgacgcTTTTGTGTGGGAAGAGGAATTGCCGGACCTGGGAGAGCCGGCGAAGTGGCTGGCAATAGCCAGAGTTCATACTACAAGAACTTTCAGCCCTAATGCTCTGTATGGGGACATGCGTGCTGCGTGGAACCCGGCGAAAGCAGTTGTTTGGAGGAAGATTAAGGAAAACTTATTTACTGCCCAGTTTGGATGTTTAGGGGACTGGAACAAAGCTATGGCTGAGGGGCCTTGGCTGTTCAGAGATCAAGTGGTCATCATGGTTGAGTACGATGGGTTCAAAAACCCTGATAGTATCAAGCTAGACAAGTTGGCGGTGTGGGCACAAATCCATCGGCTGCCTGACAAATTTCTGATAGAGCCAGCTGTTAGAGGGATGGCATCACGCATTGGAGAAGTGGAGGAAGTGCAACTGAAGTTACCGGCAGGGTTCTTTGGTGAGTTTGTCAGAGTTAGGGTGAAGATAGATATTAATGCAAAAATCAGAAGGTTCGTAACTGGAAAAAAGGGAGATGAGATGGTAAGATACCAAGTCAAGTATGAAAAACTTCCGATCTTCTGCTATAACTGGGGCGAGTGTGGACATTGGCACGAGGAGTGCGGGGATAGAGTTCACGATTCAACGAAGTTTGAATGGGGAGATTTTGTGCTGGCTGATGGTGTACGTTTCGGGCAAGCTGGGAGAGGTGGCTATGGCTTTCAGAGGGGACGAGGTGGCCCAAGACCCACGGGAGGAAGAGGCCGGGGAAGAGAGCAATATAACTGTTGTCTAGAGTTGTTGCCGTGCGTCTCCTCGGAAGATTAGCTGCTAGGTTCCGGAGTGGAGCCGCTCGGGGAAGGAGGAGCTGCTTATTCGAGGCCTCCGCCGGCGACGGCGGAGGGCAGGCGGCGGCGCATAACGGACAAATGCTACACCTACGAACATGTCTTACTTAACAAACGTAATTACCATAACCACTAATCaaaccccccaccccccacccccctgaTTTCCAGGATGGGCCTGTGCCTCCAACTAATGAAGAATTAAAAACTGACAAATTGGCATTACTCCTCAATTTCACATCTGTTATTTTCATTCGAGAATTGAAATTTCCATATTGATGCAAGAAAATAAAGCTTTTACGAACTTCGATGTTAATGAAAAATATGAAGATTCTATTATTGATTATATTAGTTTTTTGGTCCAGATGGTCAACATCTCACCATATTCATTTATTCATGGTTATTTTGAAATACGTATGATAGATTTACTTGATTCTATGTTCTTGACAACAAACAATTAAATAGAGGCAAACTACACAAGGCACATATAGGCGGCTACCCAGTTGTTCTGGACTACTATATGAAGCACACCCATTCTAATAGTAAGAGAAAATAGCTACTAATTTCATGTCGATCTAACATGGTCTAGGAATTCTTGGATCTATTATTCGATACAAAGACATAGTACAACAAATGAGGGATATACTACGAATCAACCGCAAAAAACACATCCAGCTATCGGCACGTGGTAGACTTTTTTTTACTGATATATCACTTGCTCCTACGGAGCCTAGGTCAAATGGATTAGAGAAGGTAGGCATTCACCCAAATGGTTCATCTTACCAAATGTACCTAACGAGATCACAATAAACAGACCATTGTATTGCAGCTAAGTAAGTATCCCCTTTGTCATATTTATAAGGTTGGTGCGGGTTTTACGTCCTTAGTTTGACTAACAAAACATGTATTATATACCATAAAAAGCACATCACTGGATTTGTAATTGAACaaagtttctaaacatatatttttgGTGGTATATAACATGTATTTTGTTAGTCAAATTGATGACCTAGGAACACACGCATGCCCTATGCACCTGTTTGGAGGGAGTAATAAATATTAATATGTTATTATTATATATTAAAGAGTTTATGGTCGAGATAGAAAATATCATCTTAATTCTCACACACATAAAAATGCCCAATCACATGTCTGGTGCATACTTCCTTAAATTATATCGTAGGATACTTGTGGCCAGCTCATAAAGATATCGGCGGTGCCATGGGATTGAAAATTTTATGTGGGTGAAGACACACAACAATAAAAGCATTACCTACCAATGTCAATATATGTATTAATCTTTTTGCGAGAATATATTTGTATTGAGTTCATTAAGCAATTTATTCCCTTTTTCATTCATAAATACCATCAAATGGTTCTAGAAGCACCATAAAAATATATTCATATAATGTTGTCTGACTATTTAGACGTCGATCCACATATGAAAATATATACGCCTCAAATATATTCATGACATAATGTACTAAAAGCACATGATCAACAACAAAAGAGAATTGAGCTATAAGTCCAACATAAAAACATTCTTAGTTGATAGGCCCGAGAAAGATAGATCTTCAAATCAATTTAGCATCGGATATAGAAATACAGTCTGAAGTTTACTCTCAATGTTATTATGAACAACTGACAATCAAAATTTTGACTTCATAAACAATTTTACATCAGATAAAAACTACATCTAGCGCGTGATCTAAACTTTCGTTTTATGTATACTAAAGTTATAATTATGCGCCCAAAACATAAAGAACTAATATAGTTCAATTAAGTGCCAGAGCGTAGTGATTAGGTCAGAAGGGAAACAAGGAGCAAGATTGACataggtccgggccctctcggaTCAAGGTATTAACCTAACCCTGCTCATGTATATTGCGACAGGGGTGTATAAAGTACATGTACAGAACCAAAGGAATTGTATAATGATATATTGACAAGCCTTCACATGGCTTATATAGCACAGCAGGAGTTCTAGGGTTAGAGGTCCCAGTCAACTATCTTAGTGGAGGTAGAGTTCTCCTCGGCTCTAGAATCATCGTCTTGTACGACAAGTCTTTTATAGCCTTTCGTATAAATATCATGGGCTGCCCAATATGATCTAGGACGGAACCGACCTAGGGGTATGTAGCCTAATCCACCGGGCCAGGAACTAACGTAGCGAGGTAGCCCTGGGCCGAGAAACTGCCATTGTCCATATCATAAAAATGTTCTTCAATTGCTTCCACCTTCCATGAGCCAAAGTATGGTCAATAGACTCATTAACCGGCTACGACAGATGTAAAGATTCTTGGCAAACCGGACGCACCTTCAAATTTCGTGTTTTCAACAATGCCAATCTTGTTAATGAGGCCCAACTTGAGGGTATCCCTTCCCTAAAAAATGGAGCACCAAACTTGCAAAGTGTGCTTCTCAAGGCTCGCTTCCAAAATAGATCTCGTAGGGTCATACACAGACTTTAAGGAGAGGTCCTTGTTAGTGCTCATTGCGGCAGGTAACGCAACCAACGCTAACATGAGAGGATTTGTGCGCCGGCCCAACAAACTGACTCTCACATGAGCGAGGATTTGTTTTTGACCGCTGACTCCTTTGACCGGCTGACGGCTAATAGCTTAACCTTTGACCTCTAACTGCCGCCCATTGTCCATACATCATTTGATCCTTGAccatttgattttttttgaaacatttgCAAAAAAAACCAGGGATTGCCATAACAGTgtacatgaatttgaaaaaaaaaatcacacATTCAAAAAGTTTATGAATTTGATTTAAAAATCATGTAATTggtaaaaaagttcatgaatttttaaaattaCGCGGATTGGCAAAAAGTTTacaatttttaaaaattgtttgtgaatttgaaaattgttcatgatttccaAAAAATTCTATGGATTTTGAAAGAGTTCACAGATTTGGAAAACGTTCGTTCATTTTGAAATAATCAAGaacttttaaaaaatcatgaaaaataTTTACGTATTTGAAGAAAGGTTACAAATTTGAAAATTTCCATTTTTTTAAAAACTGTGAATTTACAATTTTCACAATTTTATAAAAATAGAAGTTCATGAAATTAAAATGAAAagggagaagaaaagaaaaataatactGAACAAAAATCAgccaaaaaatagacaaaaagaattaaaaatgaaccAACCTTGAGAAAAAATAGCTAGAAACCCACACTACTGGTACAGTCCTTAGTGAGCCGGCTTGTTCGGTCGTAGTGGGTGTGCACCCTGGACGAATTATCCTCTATTTTGGAGACTTTAAGATGCAAGCATTCAAAGAGTCAGGTTTCTGGAGTAGAGCTCTGGACAttgtgtcgcgctctgggcgctctctctagatttttttttaatttttgcacaCGCGTTTTCAGCTTTTTTAGTgttgtttttttggtttttcaaccatcttccttagcttttggaacAAAAAGGAATTCTTGAAAAGATTGCACAAAAAACGCGTTCTCtttcgagaggcacggttttgctttcgcgagaggcgcgaccatgcctctcggaaaccaaaaaaaaatgtgttttctgttttttttcatctgcgagaggcacggttttgctttcgtaagaggcacggttgtactttcgcgagaggcatggccgtgcctatcggaaacagaaaaaagaatgcgttttttgttttttttcttccgcgagaggtatGATTGTGCCTCTCAGAAATGAAAAAAGACgtgtttatttttttcctttcgtgagaggTACGattgtgcctctcggaaatgaaaacgcgtttttatttttttttcttttcgcgaaaggcacggttgtgctttttcgcgagaggcatggttgtgcctctcggaaacgaaaaaaaaaaacATGCTCTCAGTTTGGTTTTTTGTTCGATCTTTTCGTGAAAAAGAAGCTCATCAAAATCTATTAACATGGGATATAGTTTTGAGAATCTTGACGCGAGGAATCAAACagtgaaaacggttcaaaatttgAACACacaatttaagagataaaacattttaaataaacagatctacgaaaaaaAGAAAACTCTCAGATTGCGACAAGTGATACACATGAAAcacgccacttgtcacaacctaagAAGGTGAGAGTGGTCTTTATAACGAGTATTTCTCAATTAGTGATTTTATGAACTTGAGTTTTATTTTTGAGCTGTGAACTTGTGTTGTTAGACGTGTGCACGGCGGAGAAAACTGTCAACAATTATGcgcaaaaagaaaagagaaaactgtCAACAATGAGGAAGCCCACCCCGGTCTATGGGCTTTGGGTAGCAACGGGCCCGGACTTTTTTTGTGAGGATTCCTTCTATCCACCGGTTCACTCCGACACGacgacccctcaaaaaaaaaaaaaactccggCACGACGACCCTAATTCGCTTCGGCATTCCAAATCTCCacccctcgccgccggcgactcccgcTCCGGCAAGGAATCCTCACAAATCCCTCCGGCACCGGCGCGGGTTCACCATGGTGAAGAACTTCCGCAAGCGAAGCCTCGAGTCGGACGCCGCCGACAAGTCCGACGACGAGGACACCCGCCGGTACCCTTCTCCCGCCCCCCCTCTCTTGCCTCGTTAGGGTTTCTGGCTGATGCCTCCTGCCCTTCACCCCTCGCAGCGTTGCTCTGGAGGAGGTCAGGTACACGCAGAAGCTCCGGGAGAGGAAGCTCGGCATCCCCGCGGCGTCCGTGgccaccggcgccgccgcctccgccaccactgACGCGTCCTCCGCTCGCGGCCGAGGTGGCAGCGGGGCAGGGGCAGCGGGCGAGGAGGACCTCGTGCTTCAGGACACCTTTGCGCAGGAGACCGCTGTTACCATCGAAGACCCCAATATGTGCGTTGTTGCATCTGACTCTGATTATTCTCGCCAATCCGATTTCCAGAACTGACATAAGCCTGGGTCTGATCGTTCAAGGTTGAGGTATGTGGAGAACGAGCTGTTGAAGAAGAGGGGCAAGACGATTGAGGTCAACGACAAGGACGATAAGG
This window contains:
- the LOC123129107 gene encoding protein COP1 SUPPRESSOR 2, with the protein product MVKNFRKRSLESDAADNSDDEDTRRVALEEVRYTQKLRERKLGIPAASVATGAAASATTDASSARGRGGSGAGAAGEEDLVLQDTFAQETAVTIEDPNMLRYVENELLKKRGKTIEVNDKDDKDEVDELYVVPDHLKVRKKNMEESSTQWTTGIAEVQLPIEYKLRNIEETEAAKKMLQERRLAGKTKSDANIPSSYSADYFHRGRDYAEKLRREHPELYKGQDSQANETGGKPTDSNIPGGPPPGRREAATDELLLERFRKREKFRVMRR